A section of the Ciceribacter thiooxidans genome encodes:
- the clpS gene encoding ATP-dependent Clp protease adapter ClpS codes for MIATPVFMQQKGDGDNAGRGTSVITRTKPKTKKPNLYRVLLLNDDYTPMEFVIHILERFFQKDREAATRIMLHVHNHGVGECGIFTYEVAETKVSQVMDFARQHEHPLQCVMEKK; via the coding sequence ATGATCGCCACGCCGGTCTTCATGCAGCAGAAAGGTGACGGGGACAACGCGGGTCGCGGCACGTCCGTCATCACGCGCACGAAGCCGAAGACCAAAAAGCCGAATCTGTATCGCGTGCTGCTGCTCAACGACGACTACACCCCGATGGAATTCGTGATCCACATCCTGGAGCGCTTCTTCCAGAAGGACAGGGAGGCGGCCACGCGCATCATGTTGCATGTTCACAATCATGGCGTCGGGGAGTGCGGCATCTTCACCTACGAGGTTGCCGAAACCAAGGTCAGCCAGGTGATGGATTTCGCCCGGCAGCACGAGCACCCGCTGCAATGTGTGATGGAAAAGAAGTGA
- a CDS encoding phasin family protein, which translates to MFNFDDANTKGKEAMDAMLKNYAEIAKGFQAIATEATEYSKKSFQDAVAHMESLTGVKSVEGALELQTNFVKGAYEGFVSEATKLTEMYADLAKSAYKPYETPAAKASKSAGVPAATAA; encoded by the coding sequence ATGTTTAATTTCGATGATGCGAACACGAAGGGCAAGGAAGCCATGGACGCGATGCTGAAGAACTATGCAGAGATCGCGAAGGGCTTCCAGGCCATCGCGACGGAAGCCACCGAGTATTCGAAGAAGTCGTTCCAGGATGCGGTTGCGCATATGGAAAGCCTGACAGGCGTGAAGAGCGTCGAAGGTGCGCTCGAACTGCAGACGAATTTCGTCAAGGGCGCCTACGAGGGCTTCGTTTCCGAGGCGACGAAGCTGACGGAAATGTACGCAGACCTGGCCAAGAGTGCCTACAAGCCGTACGAGACGCCGGCCGCGAAGGCGTCGAAGTCCGCCGGTGTCCCGGCCGCGACGGCCGCCTGA
- a CDS encoding DUF3126 family protein — MKPDEIKKLDAYFKRTFNPAIVVKARPRKDDSAEVYLGDEFLGVVFRDDEDGDLSYNFSMAILDVDL, encoded by the coding sequence GTGAAGCCCGACGAAATCAAGAAGCTCGACGCCTATTTCAAGCGGACGTTCAACCCGGCCATCGTGGTCAAGGCTCGTCCCCGCAAGGACGACTCCGCGGAAGTCTATCTCGGTGACGAGTTTCTCGGCGTCGTCTTCCGCGACGACGAGGACGGCGATCTCTCCTACAATTTCTCGATGGCGATCCTCGACGTCGATCTCTAA
- the cysE gene encoding serine O-acetyltransferase, whose translation MAAKTEVLHGEHIKSMDPIWDSLRHEARTAAEHDPLLAAFLYSTVLNHRSLEDCVIYRICERLDHADLQAILLRQTFEEMVRDWPEWGQIMRVDIQAVYDRDPACTRFMEPVLYFKGFHAIQTHRLAHWLWNRGRRDFALYLQSRSSSVFQTDINPAARIGKGIFLDHATGLVVGETARIGDNVSILHGVTLGGTGKEGSDRHPKIGDGVLIGAGAKVLGNIEVGCCSRVAAGSVVLKPVPKGSTVAGVPARVVGEAGCAEPARSMDQILASEA comes from the coding sequence ATGGCCGCAAAGACAGAAGTCCTCCACGGCGAACATATCAAGTCGATGGACCCCATCTGGGATTCGCTTCGCCACGAGGCCCGCACGGCAGCCGAGCATGATCCGCTCCTGGCCGCCTTTCTCTATTCGACTGTCCTCAACCATCGCTCGCTTGAAGACTGCGTCATCTACCGGATCTGCGAACGGCTCGATCATGCGGACCTTCAGGCGATCCTGCTGCGGCAGACGTTCGAGGAAATGGTGAGGGACTGGCCGGAATGGGGCCAGATCATGCGCGTCGACATCCAGGCGGTCTACGACCGTGACCCTGCCTGCACGCGTTTCATGGAGCCGGTCCTGTATTTCAAGGGATTCCATGCAATCCAGACCCACCGCCTCGCACACTGGCTCTGGAACCGCGGACGGCGCGATTTCGCGCTCTATCTGCAGAGCCGCTCTTCCAGCGTCTTCCAGACGGATATCAACCCGGCGGCACGGATCGGCAAGGGGATATTCCTCGACCATGCCACGGGCCTCGTTGTCGGCGAGACGGCGCGGATCGGCGACAATGTCTCGATCCTGCACGGCGTCACCCTCGGCGGTACGGGCAAGGAGGGAAGCGACCGTCACCCGAAGATCGGCGACGGCGTGCTGATCGGCGCGGGCGCGAAGGTGCTCGGCAATATCGAGGTCGGTTGCTGCTCGCGTGTCGCTGCCGGCTCCGTGGTCTTGAAGCCGGTTCCGAAGGGCTCGACCGTGGCCGGCGTTCCGGCCCGGGTCGTGGGCGAGGCGGGCTGCGCCGAGCCGGCCCGTTCGATGGACCAGATACTCGCCTCGGAGGCGTGA
- a CDS encoding enoyl-CoA hydratase-related protein: MKQIRDFAAGRIRAESREGIGFLTIDNPERKNAITAAMWRAIPDAIHWLCGEAGARAIVLSGAGEHDFSAGADISEFPVVRNDTATARLYEADNSAAFAAVREARVPVIAAIRGICYGGGFGLAAACDIRIADETAAFAVPAARLGLAYPADAVQDFARSLGDQMARKVLYTGRAMRTAELLACGFLLDVTAPETLSDRVFALAEMIASNAPLSVQASKLALRAVAEVDDDLLREAEVVGASTFDSADYAEGRRAFSEKRKPVFTGE, encoded by the coding sequence ATGAAGCAAATCCGTGATTTCGCTGCAGGAAGAATTCGCGCCGAAAGCCGCGAAGGCATCGGCTTCCTGACCATCGACAATCCGGAGCGCAAGAACGCCATCACCGCGGCCATGTGGCGGGCGATCCCGGACGCCATTCACTGGCTGTGCGGTGAGGCCGGCGCGCGCGCGATCGTGCTGTCGGGTGCAGGCGAACACGATTTCAGCGCGGGCGCCGATATTTCCGAGTTCCCCGTCGTACGCAACGACACCGCGACCGCACGGCTTTATGAGGCCGACAACAGTGCAGCCTTCGCCGCTGTCAGGGAAGCGCGTGTGCCCGTCATCGCCGCGATCCGCGGCATCTGCTACGGCGGCGGCTTCGGACTTGCGGCGGCGTGCGACATCAGGATCGCCGACGAGACGGCGGCCTTTGCGGTGCCGGCCGCGCGCCTCGGCCTCGCCTATCCGGCCGACGCCGTTCAGGACTTTGCGCGATCGCTCGGCGATCAGATGGCGCGCAAGGTGCTCTATACCGGGCGCGCAATGCGCACCGCCGAACTGCTCGCCTGCGGCTTCCTGCTCGACGTCACGGCGCCGGAGACGCTGAGCGACAGGGTTTTCGCGCTCGCCGAGATGATCGCCTCCAATGCCCCGCTTTCGGTGCAGGCGTCGAAGCTCGCCCTGAGAGCCGTCGCTGAAGTCGATGACGACCTTCTGCGCGAAGCGGAGGTTGTCGGAGCCTCGACCTTCGACAGCGCCGACTATGCCGAGGGCCGGCGCGCCTTCTCGGAAAAGCGTAAACCGGTGTTCACCGGTGAGTAG
- a CDS encoding alpha/beta fold hydrolase, with translation MNLNAPAFSLFYHDGLQLAYFDAGDPSGPPILLIHGFASTATVNWVHPGWLKTLGEAGYRVIAIDNRGHGASDRPHEPEAYHPSRMAADAAALLTHLGLPDADVMGYSMGARISAFMALEHPHRVRSLVFGGLGIGLCDGVGDWDPIAEALLAPSISDVTHERGRMFRAFAEQTRSDRIALAACIQESRVLVDRADIARVDVPTLIAVGTRDDIAGSPEELAALMPDARAVDIPNRDHMLAVGDKVFKKAVLDFYREIGRQ, from the coding sequence ATGAACCTGAATGCGCCGGCATTCTCCCTTTTCTATCACGACGGCTTGCAGCTCGCCTATTTCGATGCCGGCGATCCGTCCGGCCCGCCGATCCTGCTGATCCACGGGTTTGCCTCGACGGCGACGGTGAACTGGGTTCATCCGGGCTGGCTGAAGACGCTGGGGGAGGCCGGCTACCGCGTCATCGCAATCGACAATCGCGGCCATGGAGCCAGCGATCGGCCGCATGAGCCGGAGGCCTATCATCCGTCGCGGATGGCGGCGGATGCCGCCGCATTGCTGACCCATCTCGGCCTGCCCGATGCCGACGTGATGGGCTATTCGATGGGGGCCAGGATTTCCGCCTTCATGGCGCTCGAGCATCCCCACCGCGTGCGTTCGCTGGTCTTCGGCGGGCTCGGCATCGGGCTCTGCGATGGCGTCGGCGACTGGGATCCGATCGCCGAGGCGTTGCTGGCGCCGTCGATTTCCGACGTGACCCATGAGAGGGGACGAATGTTCCGGGCCTTTGCCGAACAGACCCGCAGTGATCGCATTGCGCTCGCCGCCTGCATCCAGGAGTCCCGCGTGCTCGTCGATCGCGCCGATATCGCGCGCGTCGATGTCCCGACCTTGATCGCCGTCGGCACCAGGGACGACATCGCCGGTTCTCCGGAGGAACTGGCGGCGCTGATGCCGGACGCGAGGGCGGTCGATATTCCGAACCGCGACCATATGCTTGCGGTCGGTGACAAGGTCTTCAAGAAGGCCGTGCTTGATTTCTATCGCGAGATCGGTCGCCAGTGA
- a CDS encoding zinc-finger domain-containing protein: MAGHTIPHFQNDGGHRMIEIGVKEFMCTGASAPFDHPHIFIDMGDDNEKVCSYCSTLYRYNPSLKAEQTDPAGCVYHVKAA; this comes from the coding sequence ATGGCCGGGCACACCATTCCCCACTTCCAGAACGACGGCGGACACCGCATGATCGAGATCGGCGTGAAGGAGTTCATGTGCACGGGCGCTTCCGCTCCCTTCGATCACCCGCACATCTTCATCGACATGGGCGACGACAACGAAAAGGTCTGCTCCTACTGCTCGACCCTCTATCGCTATAACCCGTCGCTGAAGGCCGAACAGACCGACCCCGCCGGTTGCGTCTATCACGTCAAGGCGGCCTGA
- a CDS encoding FAD-dependent monooxygenase → MSTNVVAIIGAGMAGLTAALSLARHGIRSEILEQAPQLGEVGAGLQISPNASRILRELGVLGEIEKRWCEPQEIRLKSGVTLGALAAVPVGAFARERWGAPYGVLHRSTLQQALLSAVLRNPLCKVHLGCHIEKPGDTEIARAIGEQPDLVIGADGVWSRARARIPGAPKSSFSGNIAWRFTIAGGGAPNFLDPLNVTALLGPNSHLVCYPLKEIGGFNVVAIAAGVDPGETWSEEGSERQRRTLTEQFSGWNPAIRTLLSSLRGATFWPLYQAGPGRWQNGRDTVLIGDAAHAMMPFAAQGAAMAIEDAFELAGLVARTPLPEALATYENVRQARAARVGKRGAFNRFAYHARGPVRIARDLVLATRSPQSLAADLDWLYGYHAKG, encoded by the coding sequence ATGTCCACCAACGTCGTCGCCATCATCGGAGCCGGGATGGCGGGGCTTACGGCTGCCCTGTCGCTGGCGCGACACGGGATCCGTAGCGAAATCCTCGAACAGGCACCACAGCTCGGCGAGGTCGGAGCCGGCCTGCAGATTTCGCCCAATGCCTCGCGAATCCTTCGCGAACTCGGCGTCCTCGGCGAGATCGAGAAGCGGTGGTGCGAGCCGCAAGAAATCCGGTTGAAATCCGGCGTGACACTTGGGGCACTGGCCGCCGTCCCGGTCGGCGCCTTCGCACGGGAGCGCTGGGGCGCACCCTACGGCGTCCTGCACCGATCGACGCTGCAACAGGCGCTGCTTTCGGCGGTCTTGCGCAATCCGCTCTGCAAGGTTCACCTCGGCTGTCACATCGAAAAGCCGGGCGACACGGAGATCGCCCGCGCGATCGGTGAGCAGCCGGATCTCGTCATCGGCGCCGACGGCGTCTGGTCGAGAGCCCGCGCCCGCATCCCCGGGGCACCGAAGTCATCCTTTTCCGGCAACATCGCCTGGCGCTTCACGATCGCAGGAGGAGGCGCGCCGAACTTCCTCGATCCGCTGAATGTCACTGCCCTCCTCGGCCCGAACAGCCACCTCGTCTGTTACCCGCTGAAAGAGATCGGCGGTTTCAACGTCGTGGCGATCGCCGCGGGCGTCGACCCCGGAGAAACCTGGTCGGAGGAAGGCAGCGAGCGACAGAGGCGCACGCTCACCGAGCAATTCTCCGGGTGGAACCCCGCTATCCGGACCCTGCTTTCGAGTTTGCGCGGCGCAACCTTCTGGCCGCTCTACCAGGCGGGCCCTGGCCGATGGCAGAACGGTCGCGACACGGTGCTGATCGGTGATGCGGCGCATGCGATGATGCCGTTTGCGGCGCAGGGGGCGGCGATGGCCATCGAAGACGCCTTCGAACTTGCCGGTCTCGTCGCGCGCACGCCGCTCCCCGAAGCACTCGCAACCTACGAGAACGTTCGCCAGGCGCGCGCCGCGCGTGTCGGCAAACGCGGTGCGTTCAACCGCTTCGCCTATCATGCGCGCGGCCCTGTGCGCATCGCCCGCGACCTAGTGCTTGCGACACGATCGCCGCAGAGCCTCGCCGCCGATCTGGACTGGCTCTACGGCTATCACGCAAAGGGCTGA
- a CDS encoding cystathionine beta-lyase: MRDRKEMLAAAGTDTRLCHVGHDPMSYYGFVNPPVVHASTVLFPNVETMETRSQKYTYGTRGTPTTDALCEAIDELEGSAGTILVPSGLAAITVPFLAFLSAGDHALIVDSVYGPCRHFCDTMLIRLGVTVEYYDPAIGSGIEALIRPNTKLVHTEAPGSNTFEMQDIRAISEAAHRHGCVVTMDNTWATPLYFKPLDFGVDISIHAATKYPSGHSDILMGTVSANAAHWPQLKEANGTLGICGSPDDSYMILRGLRTMNLRLEHHNRSALSVARWLEARDDVATVLHPGLPSCPGHDIWKRDFKGASGIFSFVLKVDERENFKPKARAFLNELSLFGLGYSWGGYESLAVMVDLSDRKIRTAPAEGPVIRLQIGLENVEDIIADLERGFRAAVAA, translated from the coding sequence ATGAGAGACAGAAAAGAGATGCTGGCGGCCGCCGGTACGGACACGCGCTTGTGCCACGTCGGCCATGATCCGATGAGCTATTACGGCTTCGTCAACCCTCCCGTGGTCCATGCCTCGACCGTTCTGTTCCCGAATGTGGAGACCATGGAAACGCGGTCGCAGAAGTATACCTATGGCACGCGGGGCACGCCGACGACGGACGCGCTCTGCGAGGCGATCGACGAGCTCGAAGGGTCGGCCGGCACCATTCTGGTCCCGAGCGGCCTTGCGGCGATCACGGTCCCGTTCCTCGCTTTCCTGTCGGCCGGCGATCACGCACTCATCGTCGATTCGGTCTACGGCCCCTGCCGCCACTTCTGCGACACGATGCTGATCCGCCTCGGCGTGACCGTCGAATACTACGATCCGGCGATCGGGTCCGGGATCGAGGCGCTGATCCGGCCGAATACGAAACTCGTCCACACGGAGGCACCGGGTTCCAACACCTTCGAGATGCAGGATATCCGCGCGATCTCCGAGGCTGCGCACAGGCATGGCTGTGTCGTCACGATGGACAATACCTGGGCGACGCCGCTCTATTTCAAGCCGCTCGATTTCGGCGTCGACATATCGATCCATGCGGCGACGAAGTACCCGTCCGGCCATTCCGACATCCTGATGGGAACGGTCTCGGCCAATGCCGCCCACTGGCCGCAGCTGAAGGAAGCAAACGGCACGCTCGGCATCTGCGGCTCGCCGGACGATTCCTACATGATCCTGCGCGGGCTGCGGACGATGAATCTCCGGCTGGAACATCACAACAGAAGCGCACTTTCTGTCGCCAGGTGGCTTGAGGCTCGCGACGACGTCGCGACGGTCCTGCACCCGGGCCTGCCGAGTTGCCCCGGCCACGACATCTGGAAGCGGGACTTCAAGGGCGCGAGCGGCATCTTCTCCTTCGTCCTGAAGGTGGATGAGCGGGAAAACTTCAAGCCGAAGGCGCGGGCCTTCCTCAATGAACTCTCGCTCTTCGGGCTCGGCTATTCCTGGGGCGGCTACGAGAGCCTGGCTGTCATGGTCGACCTCTCCGACCGCAAGATTCGCACCGCGCCGGCCGAAGGTCCGGTCATTCGCCTGCAGATCGGGCTGGAGAACGTCGAGGACATCATCGCCGACCTCGAACGCGGGTTCAGGGCTGCCGTCGCGGCCTGA
- a CDS encoding amino acid ABC transporter substrate-binding protein, whose translation MNKKLLSVALGAAVVGFGAPAAFAGTLDDVKAKGFVQCGVNGSNLAGFGAQDSSGNWSGLDVDVCRAVAAAVFGDATKVKYTPLSAKDRFPALQSGEIDMLARNTTWTASRDSQLGFDFRVVNYYDGQGFMVPKSLNVKSALELSGAAVCVQSGTTTELNLADYFKANGLEYKPVVFEKQEEVDAAYQSGRCDVYTTDQSGLYSIRLSLANPDDHMVLPEIISKEPLGPAVRQNDSKWLDVVTWAHFAMVASEEFGITSANVDEMAKSENPDIKRFLGEEKDQTIGKDLGLDEKWAYNIVKQVGNYGESFERNVGAGSPLKIERGLNALWTKGGLQYAPPIR comes from the coding sequence ATGAACAAGAAGCTTCTGTCAGTCGCTCTCGGCGCTGCAGTCGTCGGCTTTGGCGCACCGGCTGCATTCGCCGGCACGCTCGACGACGTGAAGGCAAAGGGTTTCGTGCAGTGCGGCGTAAACGGCTCCAATCTCGCCGGCTTTGGCGCCCAGGACTCCTCGGGCAACTGGTCCGGCCTTGACGTCGATGTGTGCCGTGCCGTTGCCGCTGCCGTTTTCGGCGATGCGACCAAGGTCAAGTACACCCCTCTCTCGGCTAAGGACCGCTTCCCGGCCCTGCAGTCGGGCGAAATCGACATGCTGGCCCGTAACACGACCTGGACCGCCAGCCGCGACTCGCAGCTCGGCTTCGACTTCCGCGTCGTCAACTATTACGACGGTCAGGGCTTCATGGTTCCGAAGAGCCTCAACGTAAAGTCGGCACTCGAGCTCTCGGGCGCTGCCGTCTGCGTTCAGTCCGGCACGACGACCGAACTCAACCTCGCCGACTATTTCAAGGCCAACGGCCTCGAGTACAAGCCGGTCGTGTTCGAAAAGCAGGAAGAAGTCGACGCCGCCTATCAGTCCGGCCGTTGCGACGTTTACACGACCGACCAGTCCGGCCTGTATTCGATCCGTCTGTCGCTGGCCAACCCCGACGATCATATGGTTCTGCCGGAAATCATCTCCAAGGAACCGCTCGGCCCGGCCGTTCGCCAGAACGACTCCAAGTGGCTCGACGTCGTAACCTGGGCCCATTTCGCCATGGTCGCTAGCGAAGAGTTCGGCATCACTTCCGCCAACGTCGACGAAATGGCGAAGTCCGAAAACCCGGACATCAAGCGCTTCCTCGGCGAGGAAAAGGACCAGACCATCGGCAAGGACCTCGGCCTTGACGAAAAGTGGGCCTACAACATCGTCAAGCAGGTCGGCAACTACGGCGAGTCCTTCGAGCGCAACGTCGGCGCGGGCAGCCCGCTGAAGATCGAGCGCGGCCTGAACGCCCTGTGGACCAAGGGCGGTCTGCAGTACGCTCCGCCGATCCGCTAA
- a CDS encoding amino acid ABC transporter permease, whose translation MAVVASGRDGNSRSVHSLLYNPAFRQFVYQGLTLVFIIWLFWFAGTNAAQNLARANMTAGFEFLRNRAGFDIAQTPIAYSSDNTYLQALTVGLVNTLIIAVSGIITASIIGLIVGIGRLSHNWLISRLATVYVEIFRNIPPLLVIFFWYKGVLSLLPEVRSALALPLSVFVSNRGIYMPAPVFGEGIGLVVAAFVAGIVAAILYSRWATKRQLATGKRPPVLWTNIALIVGLPLVVFVVLGAPITFDIPELGKFNMRGGTVIGPEFLSLYMALSFYTAAFIAEIVRAGIRGVSKGQTEAASALGLRSGPTTRLVVLPQALRIIIPPLTSQYLNLTKNSSLAVAIGYADLVAVGGTILNQSGHSIEIIAIWMLIYVSISLATSLFMNWFNAKMALVER comes from the coding sequence ATGGCAGTGGTCGCCTCGGGCCGGGACGGCAATAGCCGTTCGGTGCACTCTTTGCTGTACAATCCAGCTTTCCGTCAGTTCGTCTATCAGGGACTGACTCTTGTCTTCATCATCTGGCTGTTCTGGTTTGCCGGAACCAACGCCGCCCAGAACCTCGCCCGCGCCAACATGACGGCCGGGTTCGAATTTCTGAGGAACCGCGCGGGCTTCGACATCGCCCAGACGCCGATCGCCTACTCAAGCGACAATACGTATCTGCAGGCGCTCACGGTCGGCCTCGTCAACACCTTGATCATCGCCGTGAGCGGGATCATCACGGCGAGCATCATCGGCCTGATCGTCGGCATCGGTCGACTGTCGCACAACTGGCTGATCTCCCGCCTTGCGACCGTGTATGTCGAGATATTCCGCAACATCCCGCCGCTGCTCGTGATCTTCTTCTGGTACAAGGGCGTACTGTCGCTGTTGCCGGAGGTCCGCTCGGCGCTGGCACTGCCGCTCTCCGTCTTCGTGAGCAACCGCGGCATATACATGCCGGCACCGGTCTTCGGCGAGGGCATAGGGCTTGTCGTCGCCGCCTTTGTCGCAGGCATCGTGGCCGCGATCCTTTACTCGCGGTGGGCGACGAAGAGACAGCTCGCTACGGGCAAGCGTCCGCCGGTCCTCTGGACCAACATAGCATTGATCGTCGGATTGCCGCTCGTCGTCTTCGTCGTCCTCGGTGCGCCGATCACTTTCGACATTCCGGAGCTCGGCAAGTTCAACATGCGCGGCGGCACCGTCATCGGTCCGGAGTTCCTGTCGCTTTACATGGCACTGTCCTTCTACACGGCGGCGTTCATCGCCGAGATCGTGCGCGCCGGCATCCGCGGCGTGTCGAAGGGCCAGACGGAAGCTGCGAGCGCGCTCGGCTTGCGCAGCGGTCCGACGACGCGTCTCGTCGTTCTGCCACAGGCGCTGCGGATCATCATTCCGCCGCTCACCTCGCAGTACCTGAACCTGACCAAGAACTCCTCGCTTGCCGTTGCCATCGGTTATGCCGATCTGGTCGCGGTCGGCGGCACGATCCTCAACCAGTCGGGCCATTCGATCGAGATCATCGCGATCTGGATGCTGATCTACGTGTCGATCAGCCTCGCGACCTCTCTCTTCATGAACTGGTTCAACGCCAAGATGGCTCTGGTGGAGCGCTGA
- a CDS encoding amino acid ABC transporter permease, whose product MSENNVSYLRQEFLAPRPAPLSDRSVFGWARKNLFASPLDAVTSVIFGTIIVWFVVSTFDWLFISAVWTGEGRADCATIAQGGIQPNGWSGACWAYVGDWFTQFMVGSYPRDQLWRPILVAVLFVGLLVPLLVPSVPRKGLNALLLFVALPIVAYVLLLGGWFGLSHVETSQWGGLMVTLLLSFVGIVVSLPFGIVLALGRRSDMPIVRSASIGFIELVRGVPLITVLFMASVLLPLFLTPGNNIDKFVRALVGVSIFASAYMAEVIRGGLQAIPKGQYEGADSLGLTYWQKMILIIMPQAIKLVIPGIVNTFIGMFKDTSLVSIINMYDLLGIVKASFGDASWLTPVTPLTGLIFAGFVFWLFCFGMSRYSAFVERRLDRGHKR is encoded by the coding sequence ATGAGCGAAAACAACGTCTCCTATCTCCGCCAGGAGTTCCTGGCACCCCGCCCCGCCCCGCTGAGTGATCGCTCGGTGTTCGGCTGGGCCCGCAAGAACCTGTTTGCGAGCCCGCTCGACGCGGTCACGTCGGTCATCTTCGGCACGATCATCGTCTGGTTCGTCGTGTCGACGTTCGACTGGCTGTTCATCTCGGCGGTCTGGACCGGCGAAGGCCGCGCAGACTGCGCCACAATCGCCCAGGGCGGGATCCAGCCGAATGGCTGGAGTGGCGCCTGCTGGGCCTATGTCGGCGACTGGTTCACCCAGTTCATGGTCGGCTCCTATCCCCGCGATCAGCTGTGGCGTCCGATCCTTGTCGCCGTCCTCTTCGTGGGCCTGCTCGTTCCGCTGCTGGTTCCTTCAGTGCCGCGCAAGGGGCTCAACGCCCTTCTGCTCTTTGTTGCGCTGCCGATCGTCGCCTATGTGCTGCTACTCGGCGGCTGGTTCGGCCTCTCCCATGTGGAAACCAGCCAGTGGGGCGGCCTGATGGTGACGCTGCTGCTGTCCTTCGTCGGCATCGTCGTCTCCCTGCCCTTCGGCATCGTGCTCGCGCTCGGGCGTCGCTCCGACATGCCGATCGTACGCTCCGCCTCGATCGGCTTCATCGAGCTCGTCCGCGGCGTGCCGCTGATCACCGTGCTCTTCATGGCGAGCGTGCTGCTGCCGCTCTTCCTGACGCCCGGCAACAACATCGACAAGTTCGTGCGCGCACTTGTCGGCGTCTCGATCTTCGCCTCGGCCTACATGGCCGAAGTCATCCGCGGCGGCCTGCAGGCCATTCCGAAAGGTCAGTACGAAGGGGCTGACTCGCTCGGCCTTACCTACTGGCAGAAGATGATCCTGATCATCATGCCGCAGGCGATCAAGCTGGTCATTCCGGGCATCGTCAACACCTTCATCGGCATGTTCAAGGACACCTCGCTCGTGTCGATCATCAACATGTACGACCTGCTCGGCATCGTGAAGGCGAGCTTCGGCGACGCCAGCTGGCTGACACCGGTGACGCCGCTCACCGGCCTGATCTTCGCCGGCTTCGTATTCTGGCTGTTCTGTTTCGGGATGTCGCGCTACTCGGCTTTCGTCGAGCGCCGCCTGGACAGAGGCCACAAGAGATAA
- a CDS encoding amino acid ABC transporter ATP-binding protein, with the protein MAQQAVQPGISQTEVAVEIVNMNKWYGDFHVLRDVNLKVMKGERIVIAGPSGSGKSTMIRCINRLEEHQAGQIVVDGIELTNDLKKIDEVRREVGMVFQHFNLFPHLTILENCTLAPIWVRKMPKKEAEEVAMHFLTRVKIPEQANKYPGQLSGGQQQRVAIARALCMKPKIMLFDEPTSALDPEMVKEVLDTMVGLAEEGMTMLCVTHEMGFARQVANRVIFMDQGQIVEQNSPAEFFDNPQHERTKLFLSQILH; encoded by the coding sequence ATGGCCCAGCAAGCCGTTCAACCCGGAATTTCGCAGACGGAAGTCGCGGTCGAAATCGTCAACATGAACAAGTGGTACGGGGATTTCCACGTGCTGCGCGACGTCAACCTCAAGGTCATGAAGGGCGAGCGCATCGTCATCGCCGGTCCCTCGGGCTCCGGCAAGTCGACCATGATCCGCTGCATCAACCGGCTTGAGGAGCATCAGGCCGGACAGATCGTCGTCGACGGCATCGAACTCACCAACGACCTGAAGAAGATCGATGAAGTCCGTCGCGAAGTCGGCATGGTGTTCCAGCACTTCAACCTCTTCCCGCACCTGACGATCCTCGAGAACTGCACGCTTGCCCCGATCTGGGTTCGCAAGATGCCGAAGAAGGAAGCCGAGGAAGTCGCCATGCACTTCCTGACGCGCGTGAAGATCCCGGAGCAGGCCAACAAGTACCCGGGCCAGCTCTCCGGCGGCCAGCAGCAGCGCGTGGCGATCGCGCGCGCGCTCTGCATGAAGCCGAAGATCATGCTCTTCGACGAGCCGACCTCTGCGCTCGACCCGGAAATGGTCAAGGAAGTTCTCGATACCATGGTGGGTCTCGCCGAAGAGGGCATGACCATGCTCTGCGTGACGCACGAAATGGGCTTCGCCCGCCAGGTCGCGAACCGCGTGATCTTCATGGACCAGGGTCAGATCGTCGAACAGAACTCGCCGGCCGAGTTCTTCGACAATCCGCAGCACGAGCGCACGAAGCTGTTCCTGAGCCAGATCCTGCACTGA